One window of the Sphaerochaeta associata genome contains the following:
- a CDS encoding serine hydrolase domain-containing protein yields the protein MKKSRSRRKTIILGLVIGLLVVVVALIALSFYGKTMMKKIPALSFAEALDYTLKDNPEAIITVGFVKDGQASYTVYGNNSALLAPVPHTYEIGSLTKTITSAMVAKAVQEGKVRLDDTIDAYIALPSGNTYPTIGELVTHTSSYKPHYFEWPMVGNFFSRDNDFYGITTAMLARRLSSLSVSSKRGTYEYSNFGYAVLGLVLQEIYDTEYATLVDAFVRDDFSLRHTYISTMSGDLDNAWDWKRGDAYLSAGGLVSNIEDMLAYAQLQLAGQGFIGASQESLKQIDAATQQFELLDIHPDAIAMAWMWDEQNGMFWHNGATSHYNSYLAFDPVRQMAVVILSNLSPNSRIPATVLGIKLMKELQLF from the coding sequence ATGAAGAAATCCAGGAGTCGGAGAAAAACCATCATACTCGGTCTTGTAATAGGGCTTCTTGTTGTAGTGGTAGCTCTCATTGCATTGTCATTCTACGGCAAGACAATGATGAAAAAGATACCGGCTCTGAGTTTCGCTGAGGCCCTGGACTATACGCTCAAGGATAATCCAGAAGCAATTATTACCGTAGGGTTTGTGAAAGACGGGCAAGCCTCATATACCGTCTACGGCAACAACAGTGCCCTTCTGGCCCCTGTGCCTCACACCTATGAGATCGGCTCGCTGACTAAAACCATTACATCCGCCATGGTGGCCAAAGCGGTCCAGGAAGGCAAAGTAAGGTTGGATGACACTATCGATGCGTATATTGCCTTGCCGTCGGGCAACACCTATCCAACCATTGGTGAGTTGGTAACCCACACTTCCTCCTACAAGCCCCATTACTTCGAATGGCCTATGGTAGGTAACTTCTTTAGCAGAGATAACGACTTCTACGGTATAACAACCGCCATGCTGGCAAGGCGATTGTCTTCTCTCTCTGTTTCCAGCAAGCGAGGAACGTATGAATACTCAAACTTCGGGTATGCTGTGTTGGGTCTTGTACTTCAAGAGATCTATGATACGGAGTATGCAACACTGGTTGATGCATTCGTGCGTGATGATTTCTCTCTGCGACATACCTACATCTCCACTATGAGCGGAGACTTGGATAACGCTTGGGATTGGAAGAGAGGCGATGCATACCTGAGTGCAGGCGGCTTGGTGTCGAATATCGAGGACATGCTGGCCTATGCCCAGCTACAGCTCGCTGGACAAGGCTTCATTGGGGCAAGCCAGGAAAGCCTGAAGCAAATTGATGCTGCAACACAACAGTTTGAGCTGTTGGACATTCATCCGGACGCTATAGCCATGGCTTGGATGTGGGATGAACAGAACGGTATGTTCTGGCACAACGGTGCCACCTCGCACTACAACAGCTACCTGGCTTTCGATCCTGTACGTCAGATGGCGGTTGTGATTCTTTCAAACTTATCCCCGAATTCCCGCATTCCTGCAACGGTGCTTGGCATTAAGCTGATGAAAGAACTGCAATTGTTTTGA
- a CDS encoding TetR/AcrR family transcriptional regulator: MTKSIRKQKDIENRRNEILDAVERIYEKSFFDSVTMDDIAKEAEFTKQTLYAYFKGKDEIMASIYVRAANRINSMIKSKLDEKEGMTGYEKLDLMRIVFTEIAISKPFYTKMMSIYQLKDLREFKDLGIYDEILAKNANLTNYMTDCILRGKQDGSIALTVDAQSGVLFLKALILGTVSMVVYNEQYIRQELGLSPFESLKTIFEFSMRAFTAK; this comes from the coding sequence ATGACGAAGTCCATTCGGAAACAAAAAGACATTGAAAACAGGCGAAATGAGATATTGGATGCTGTAGAACGCATCTATGAAAAGAGCTTCTTTGACAGTGTAACGATGGATGACATCGCCAAGGAAGCGGAGTTTACCAAGCAGACACTCTATGCCTACTTCAAGGGTAAAGATGAGATAATGGCTTCAATCTATGTCCGTGCCGCCAATCGGATCAATTCCATGATCAAGAGCAAGCTCGATGAGAAAGAGGGTATGACCGGCTATGAGAAACTCGATCTGATGCGCATTGTTTTCACCGAGATAGCCATAAGCAAGCCATTCTATACCAAGATGATGTCGATTTATCAGCTGAAAGATTTGCGCGAGTTCAAGGATCTGGGAATCTATGACGAAATACTTGCCAAGAATGCAAACCTGACCAACTATATGACCGATTGCATCCTCCGCGGCAAGCAGGACGGTAGTATCGCTCTTACGGTCGATGCCCAAAGCGGGGTCCTGTTTCTCAAGGCTTTGATTTTGGGGACGGTCTCGATGGTGGTCTACAACGAGCAGTATATACGCCAGGAACTGGGCCTTTCGCCGTTTGAATCGCTGAAAACCATATTTGAGTTCAGTATGCGAGCTTTTACAGCGAAGTAA